Part of the Arvicanthis niloticus isolate mArvNil1 chromosome 2, mArvNil1.pat.X, whole genome shotgun sequence genome, CTCAACCAATCAAACCAGGCAGTCTAAGGCTTTTACCAATCGGTATGGTGAGGTTGTGCTTTCTAGAAAGAGAAACTATGTAtcaagtattttgtttttctgagacagaggctGCTAATGTAGCCCTACTGGCCTCGAACTTGCAATGCAAGTCCGCAAATGCGTCCTTTGCACTACAGAGCTTGGCATCAAGTACTTTTTCTAGCTGCTAGAAAATATGAGCACCGCGTCCTCATTGCCATTTGAAAAGCAAGAgccaatgaacaaacaaacaaaaagctctgGAAACACTCTGTGCTCTCTGACGCACTGCTAAATAAACCGACAGCACAGTGCTACAGCATCCTACTCTAGCAAAATCACGTTTCGGTATGTTGACAGGAAAAGACGGCCCAAGATTATCACAGCATGACGCTCATATGGCCATAAACCATTTAGTCCCTACTGCTATCAGgcattttatttactgtttagTTCAGAGacacccccattttttttttaattattattaaatgcgTAACACTTCCACTATCAAAATTCCTGTTCCTAAGGGCTGGGACTCTGCCCAGCAATGCGAAAGGCCCCGTGTTtttcaaaacagcaaacaaacaagacccGGTTCCTAATCAAACTCGGCGAAGATGCTCGCGCTTTGCCAGCTCATCGGCAGTTCTCTGACAGCGCAAACAACAAGCTTACGTAAGCGCTCGGCCCGGAGGCGACGGTGAGAACGCTGGCTCCGGACTCCCGGCTCTGGAGGCAGATCCTGACCGCCCGGAGAGGGGTGAGGTCAGGCTTTCAGCCTCCCCCCCGAAGTCAAAGTGAAGTTAGCCCTTTCAAGAGAAAGGCCGGGGCCGGAGACCAGAGCGATCTGTCATTAGATAAACACGGGACTCGCTAGAGCCCTGAGCAGGAATGAGAGCCCGGGAGACAGACGCGGGGCTGTGCGCCTCGCTTTTCCCCGCTGGGGAAAGCCTCGAGCAGGCTCGGGAGGGAGCCGAGGCCAGACCTCGGAGGGTCTCCTCGCGCAGCCAACCGCCGACGTGCAGCCCGCGGCTGGCTCCCGGCACCCGCGCGACAAGTTCCTTCTACCTCTCGGAGAAGCTCTTCACCAGCAGCCACACGATGAGCGGCAGGTTCTCCCGTTCGTTGTAGGTGGGCAAAAGCACCGAATACTTGTCCTGTCGGGAGGAGCGGCCCTGCGGCGGCCGCTGAGACGCAGCAAGGCTGCGACTCGCCCCCGTGGAAGCCATGACGGATCTGCGCGAGGGGCCGGAAGCGGACTTACGTCATCTGACGCGGAGCGTACCAAATCCCGGCGCGTGAGGGCGACTTGGCTCGCCTACGTCTCAATGTGGTTCCCGGGAAATACTCAGATATTGGGACTGTTTCCAGTCGATTGCGAAGGCTTCCCCAGGCAAGACTCATCCGCTTCACTTTCCAGCTCTAGGAAGCGTTTTAGTTTTCCAGTCTCTAAGAGATGGGCAACCGGAAACGGAAGTCACTTCCCAGATATTTCCGGAAGAGGCTGTCATGGCTGCCCAGGAGGACGCAGTAGCTTTGCAGGATGAAATTGCCCGGCGTGAGGAAGAGCTAGCTTCGCTGAAGCGGAGGCTGGCCGCAGCCCTAGCAGCTGAGCCGGAGCCCGAGCATCCGGTCCCGGTATTGCCGCTGCCGCCGAGGGCCGCGCTGTCGCGGGACGAGATCCTACGCTACAGCCGTCAGCTGCTGTTGCCGGAGCTGGGCGTGCGAGGTCAGCTGCGCCTGGCCGCCGCTTCGGTGCTGGTGGTGGGCTGCGGCGGGCTGGGCTGCCCGCTGGCTCAGTACCTGGCGGCGGCCGGCGTGGGCAGGCTGGGTCTGGTGGATCACGACGTGGTGGAGACGAGCAATCTGGCCCGCCAGGTGCTGCACGGGGAGGCGCAGGCAGGTCGTAGCAAGGCTTGGTCGGCGGCCGCGGCGCTGCGCCGCCTCAACTCGGCGGTGGAGTATGTGCCGTACCCGCGCGCGCTCAGCGAGGCTTGGGCGCTCGACCTGGTCCGGGGCTACGACGTAGTGGCCGATTGCTCCGACAACGTGCCCACGCGCTACCTGGTGAACGACGCATGCGTGCTGGCCGGCCGGCCGCTGGTGTCTGCCAGCGCCCTGCGCTTCGAGGGCCAGATGACCGTCTACCACTACGACGGCGGGCCCTGCTACCGCTGCGTGTTCCCGCGGCCGCCCCCGGCCGAGACGGTGACCAACTGCGCCGACGGCGGCGTGCTCGGAGTCGTGCCCGGCGTACTGGGCTGCGTGCAGGCGCTCGAGGTGCTCAAGATCGCCGCTGGCCTCGGGACCTCTTACAGCGGCAGCTTGCTGCTCTTCGACGGCCTCGGGGGCCACTTCCGCAGGATCCGGCTGCGGCGCCGCCGGCCCGACTGCGTCGTGTGCGGTCAGCAGCCCACCGTGACCCGCCTGCAGAACTATGAGGCCTTCTGCGGCTCCTCGGCCACCGACAAGTGTCGAGCCTTGAAGCTCTTGAGCCCCGAGGAGCGGATTTCTGTGACCGACTACAAGCGGCTTCTGGATTCCGGGGCGCCCCACGTATTGCTGGACGTCCGGCCTCAAGTAGAGGTGGACATCTGTCGTCTGCAGCACTCTCTCCACATCCCTTTGAATCAGTTGGAACGCAGGGATGCGGACAGCCTGAAACTCTTAGGGGCCGCCCTCCGGGAAGGGAAGCAGGATTCCCAGGAAGGGGCTGCTCTCTCCGTGTATGTGATTTGCAAACTGGGGAACGACTCCCAGAAAGCCGTGAGGGTCCTGCAGTCCTTAACAGCAGTGCCAGAGTTAGACTCTTTAACTGTTCAGGATATTGTGGGGGGACTCATGGCCTGGGCTGCCAAAATTGATGGGACATTTCCACAGTACTGAGGGGACAGCATGTGATTCCCGTGGATGACGGTTGTGATACCTGAAGGATCTGTTCGAGCCTTTTCAGTAATGTAGGGAAGAGCTTGGATTCACAGTCTCtgaataaataaactttttttttttttttttttgtttgcaagGAGCATTTTGAGAAAACAGGATACCATTGTCTTTGAGAGCTGCCTTGTGTTTTACGCCCTTTGCGGTACCTTTGACATGTGACATGGAATGCGACAGGATTTTTCTTTCCCACCTGGTCCGGACAAAGTGTTCTCTGGGCCATGCATCTTATACTTGGAATTTAAAATGCAGCTTTTATTACATCTTAGTCTCACTGAATTAATTCTTACATTCAGCCCATTTTTAACTAAGTTGTTCTTTGGGAGGTTGCAGAGATGGCTTAACACAGGCTGCCCTCCCCTGGGACCCTGGTTTGACCCCCAGCACTCATATGTCggctctgtaactccagttccacgagATCATATGCTGTCTCCTCGcctcctccagctccaggaagggccttggtgcacagacatacatacagtcaaaacacaaagttttaaaatctaagagaaaaaaaaaagatactattTGAGTCTTAATTCTACTTCAAATGATAGGCTATACCCGTTAAAAATACGTAACATGTGTAGTGTTTTCATTATCTGGAAATTGATCTTTGTAGACCCTATTGTGAGTTCAGAGTGCAGTCTTGACAGTTTAGCAAAATGAAGGGAGCTGCCTTGTGTCTGTCAGCTTCCCTAAGACGTTGCTAGCTTGCATTAGCTTCCGTGTCTGCCTTAGGCTAtaccagcagttctcaatctcTTGGTCGAGATCCTTTaggggggtcaaatgaccctttcacaggggtcgcctaaggcAATCAGgaaacagatatttaaattatggttcataacagtagctaaatcacagttatgaagttgctacgaaaataatttttatggttgggagtcaccataacatgaagaactgtattaaaaaggTTGCAGctttaggaagactgagaaccactggcctataCTTTGGCCTATAACGTGGCATTAGTTTACCTGTACGTTGTGGGAATTTTCTAGTCCTAAGTTCTAGCCTTTTGCTCCTatccctttgtctttctctttggttCAATGTACTTTATTCTAGTATTTTTTATATaggtatttttatgtttatttgcatAGTAAACAGTTTGGCCAGGCCTATTGGCAAAGGTCTGTCTTCCCAGCTatttgaggctgaggcaggaggatcacaagtttaggTCTGtgtgagctacagagtgagtccaaggtcagcctggccaACTAATTGAGATcggtattaaaatataaagtaagaaGGGAGCTGGGAgtgtaggtcagtggtagagcagttGCCTAGCAGCAGAAGGGCTTGGGCTTCATCTCCAGTACCAGAAAACAGTTTGATGAACAGGCAGGCAAACCACCCTTCCTGTGCGACTGCCAAaaaggtgttgggaattgaagcCGATTTCCCTAAAAGAGCAGCTagtactaagccatctctcaggGCCCAGGCTTCTTAAGAGAAGCAAAGACCATGGAAGTAGTCATATCtctggcaattaaaaaaaaaaaaaaggataaaaacatTGTAATTAGACAAAGCCCTCTGCAACCCAGTTATTGGTTTGTAAGcattgactctgtgtgtgtgtatcttagaTTCAAAGCTAGGCCAGACATTACTCTCAGCTGTGAGACACTTGAACTCACTGAACGGGTCCACTGACCAGCATGGTAGGCCGACTCGCAGGGCTCTGGAGCAGGGATGCCGTGACTACTCCCAGGTACCGTGCACCTGCATGTCCTTTCTAGCCCTATACTTTTGAGATGCAGTCTTAtgtgcagtccaggctggctttgaaattcAGTGACAGTCATGTGCCTCCATGTCAGACTTCCCCACTATTCCAATGAAGTGGTAATTGCAagtaatctctttttttttttttaaagcagtgtcAGAAACTGCCTGATAGACCAATCAGAACAAAGGTGAAAGAACAGGACAGGAGGGTCACAAAGGTCGTCTGGAAGTTTGCACTTGTGGTACTTCAGGTAGAATTCACAAGTTAATTTCTGGCAGCACCAGGAAAGAAGTGCCAGATGGGTTAGGTTTAAAAACTGCTGAGaatcagggtctggagagatggctcagcaaaaaGGCTCGCTGCtgcttcagaggacccaggttcagcacccacatggtggctcacaactgtcttaactccagttccaggggatccaatactttttttctggcttccatgactACTGCACAaatgtggtgtacagacatgtatccaggcata contains:
- the Mocs3 gene encoding adenylyltransferase and sulfurtransferase MOCS3, producing MAAQEDAVALQDEIARREEELASLKRRLAAALAAEPEPEHPVPVLPLPPRAALSRDEILRYSRQLLLPELGVRGQLRLAAASVLVVGCGGLGCPLAQYLAAAGVGRLGLVDHDVVETSNLARQVLHGEAQAGRSKAWSAAAALRRLNSAVEYVPYPRALSEAWALDLVRGYDVVADCSDNVPTRYLVNDACVLAGRPLVSASALRFEGQMTVYHYDGGPCYRCVFPRPPPAETVTNCADGGVLGVVPGVLGCVQALEVLKIAAGLGTSYSGSLLLFDGLGGHFRRIRLRRRRPDCVVCGQQPTVTRLQNYEAFCGSSATDKCRALKLLSPEERISVTDYKRLLDSGAPHVLLDVRPQVEVDICRLQHSLHIPLNQLERRDADSLKLLGAALREGKQDSQEGAALSVYVICKLGNDSQKAVRVLQSLTAVPELDSLTVQDIVGGLMAWAAKIDGTFPQY